The following are encoded in a window of Parambassis ranga chromosome 15, fParRan2.1, whole genome shotgun sequence genomic DNA:
- the cul9 gene encoding cullin-9, which produces MRIQQYGPPVDSEKTNRSRLGNDTLGRKRKQRSRGTETRGHACDSAATMVGERRNGNLLVQLGPRLQAYPEELIRQRRTHDGQTEYLIRWCLVTIDDGSSSGGAASEAGGTGGGVSGVGGSSSSTSGETKPENILMWMSTEDVYANCPTLLGKRKTDSQRPLQQESQQGGEVVEGDPRGGSEFPTDVTFDEVELSDMKEDVKNLVCRARKQMAKKSDFSINIMHTIHVLSAYASIGSLVGVFKETGALNLLMELLCNKETQTRRSAGKMLRALASHDAGSRAYVLLSLSQQDGIEQHMDFDNRYTLLELFAETTSSEEHGISFEGIHLPQIPGKLLFSLVKRYLCVTSLMDKLNTAGAESTSDRQDASPSPATSSSGTTHQTEHLRIQREFDFTMAMANLISELVRVMGWDRNRQPPDGSAHHPGGGGALGGEEQREEASCPVFRSIFQPRFCTSPVTVSVSSPIVGPAATPPKKKAGAAFKTRSDFASRSAYVEYVQDNLKSGMMVRMLEDYEEVCARDEGEFRYSNDGSPPVQVYWYSLSRTYWVHWHMVEILGNGSGSQAEKETQEKASNLTETLKLSAVSQTFFSKPPGGLYSLPYLPETQQVEASALSRAEWWEVLFFVKKLDPMQQQEVNSILLQSLDDQEAELDDSSLISLSIPGDVAKKLLHYLKQKLPSSCLGDLLCSHAFSKHYLRRGGGSLEDEELLAEPNLGGGAQTFSSSSALASSSSSAMGSVSKKAKKEVPVDPGSGSSETESELPTEDDSWYPDDLEDKMKVFNNPRVQGKKTVLEKLGEVVDILKKGGSGSDQAQQLAAVLFITRLLEEKGTQEKNSMRSDSAQTIRDKVLKLLVELLSSSSKDVVISTLRLAHLLMLKYEWRVSFATEGGVKAVLSCMQEYAAVTHVQQLALATLKVITGASKHDLRSVGSSLPLSESGTQMMLEIFASIGSATPEGSRGLLGAIPAAIDLMLKTKGCMLSVRNGLLVIIMLISNHKSLAEQLVACDVTTVLRKCLSLSRAETMLAIIALNHISMVHRLDSKDCREQLDFKDKELQMLVVSLKEMTATKEVIQTLEQLLCDDASQLEEERNQVTHSRDTYQDLVRLTEQHRADRAVQLSILRILNKFLDNYQEDVLPWHESIEPCLSSMTAFINEREVVQQFIRFLYRLASLNKDYAVVMCRLGTKEALVKALDKHSTNLLLVTELRDLITDCEKYASLYKKMTTSVLAGCIQMVLGQIEEHRRSHQPINIPFFDVFLRNLCQGSSVELKEDKCWEKVEVSSNHHRANKLTDKNPKTYWESNGCTGSHFINIYMHKGVVVRELAIQVASEDSSYMPARVLVLGGDDPTNINTELNTVNVAPSAGRVILLENMTRFWSIIQIRIKRCQQGGIDTRVHGFEVLGPKPTFWPVFKEQLCCRTYLFYSTKAHTWCQEVMEDKTQLLQLFNKLNSALRHEQMFADRFLPDAEAAEALGRTCWEALITPIVHSITLSESSAHSPLSWLLSEYLDNAESARRCKSRAAIFNSRVRRLTHLLVHVDTSQLDGEELKPPVKSKGLNRSKELKNGKEGKNKEAAATSSSSSSSAKPKVKSSSSIAGIALCWQGVVQRQVKKFLESSCSLPDFVERYRALYLRLKNAMEELFGQQTAFVLALRHGFSAALLQLSILRAMHVSERFAQYIDQMIQASRGGSGSVETLERLQQFLEPMLFLSGLELANTFEHFYRYYLGDRLLAQGNVWLESAVIDQIGSCFPSRFPQQMLKNLSESAELQQEFHLYQLQQLDRRLQEHNQMMEEEWAESEEEAEVQVLVLSPRCWAVSSLCYLDEPAKHFPAELCSYLNQFTQFYSHSQSMYGLSHSKPRRLQWTWLGHAELRFGCATLHVSTLQMFILLQFNSQQEVEVGALLQTTGVSAPVLLHALLPLISEGGPLTCSQPDEPLSGVLRLNQQVVSHSQGGVPTSIQLLPRQTYLNVDEDAAGTLERKRNYIYCLIVHIMKQEKEMHIDNLVFKVLDSCQKKEASRSPGTGRFSCSTGDVLSCIMHVISRGCIRRNEDNPHIVEFLPEDPTTPQKGHAQFSFSRADVRKDSADSRADISLMAAPQQFDDGVLDAVLFSMGRTMTQEEVRQLMQRTVQQVSGTLSLDLDRAEHLLVHCKWNVDLLVQRYTDDAETLIMAAGLKSRNPQPPPSPSSTCPVCLSPRTSTMEAAPSLSCLHYCCQSCWQEYLTARIEQNLVMNCNCPITDCQAQPTSQFFLTILTDKDTIAKYENALLRGYVECCSNLTWCTNPQGCDQILCKENMGSMGTCSKCCWSSCFSCNFPEAHYPASCSHMSQWMDDGGYYEGMSMEAQSKHLAKLISKRCPSCQAQIEKNEGCLHMTCAKCNHGFCWRCLKPWKPTHKDYYNCSAMVSKAARQEKKFQDYNERCTFHHQAKDFAINLENKVSSINEALQMKSLTFVIDACKVLAQARKVLAYSCVYSYYNQETEKMDVMEQQTEALDLHTNALQILLEETLLQCTDLASCVRLLKPEHLNTGLELIRRIRERLLAILQHSTQDFRVGYQSKNSQEPECTQASNLSNHTDANKVSKLGRTLDSGDSDNNNYTGEDGGEEAEDDDDDEYDEEYVPEWHEDYDEDDIDEDDFFSDDDESENLERDFSPFD; this is translated from the exons ATGCGCATCCAACAGTACGGACCTCCGGTGGACAGCGAGAAAACAAACAGGAGCAGGCTGGGAAACGACACGTTAGGGCGGAAGAGAAAGCAGCGCTCCAGGGGGACAGAGACCAGGGGACACGCCTGTGACTCGGCAG CGACCATGGTGGGTGAACGCCGCAATGGGAACCTGCTGGTCCAGCTTGGCCCACGGCTGCAGGCGTATCCTGAGGAGCTGATTCGCCAGCGGCGCACACACGACGGCCAGACGGAATACTTGATACGCTGGTGCCTTGTCACCATCGATGATGGGTCCAGCTCTGGAGGTGCAGCCAGCGAGGCGGGTGGGACGGGCGGTGGTGTCTCCGGGGTGGGCGGATCCAGTAGCTCCACATCTGGAGAAACTAAACCGGAGAACATCCTAATGTGGATGTCCACAGAGGACGTGTATGCCAACTGTCCCACTCTGCTGGGCAAGAGGAAAACAGActcacagcgccccctgcagcagGAGAGTCAGCAGGGGGGCGAGGTGGTGGAAGGAGACCCGAGAGGCGGCAGTGAGTTTCCGACGGACGTGACCTTTGACGAGGTGGAGCTGTCTGATATGAAGGAAGACGTGAAGAACCTGGTGTGTCGGGCCAGGAAGCAGATGGCCAAGAAGAGTGACTTCTCCATCAACATCATGCACACCATCCACGTGCTGAGCGCCTACGCCAGCATCGGTTCACTGGTCGGCGTCTTCAAGGAGACGGGCGCCCTCAAcctgctgatggagctgctgtgcAACAAGGAGACACAGACCCGGCGCAGCGCTGGCAAGATGCTGCGGGCACTGGCTTCACACGACGCAG GTAGCCGTGCGTACGTGTTGCTGTCTCTTAGCCAGCAGGATGGCATCGAGCAGCACATGGACTTTGACAACCGCTACACCCTGCTAGAGCTGTTTGCTGAAACCACGTCGTCAGAAGAGCACGGCATCTCCTTTGAGGGAATCCACCTGCCGCAG aTTCCCGGGAAGCTGCTCTTCTCTCTGGTCAAACGTTACCTGTGCGTCACTTCTCTGATGGACAAACTCAACACAGCGGGGGCGGAGTCCACCTCTGATCGACAGGACGCCAGCCCCTCCCCCGCTACCTCTTCCTCTGGCACCACCCACCAGACGGAGCACCTCCGCATCCAGCGAGAGTTTGACTTTACCATGGCCATGGCAAACCTGATCTCCGAGCTGGTCCGAGTAATGGGCTGGGACCGCAACCGCCAACCACCTGACGGCTCCGCGCACCACCCGGGAGGAGGTGGGGCCCTTGGTGGAGaagaacagagggaggaggcatCCTGTCCCGTGTTCAGGTCCATCTTCCAGCCTCGATTCTGTACCTCGCCCGTCACTGTCAGTGTCAGCTCTCCCATTGTGGGTCCTGCCGCCACACCACCGAAGAAGAAAGCAGGTGCTGCGTTCAAAACCCGCTCTGACTTCGCCAGCCGCTCTGCCTATGTGGAGTACGTGCAGGACAATCTGAAGAGTGGCATGATGGTCCGCATGCTGGAGGACTACGAGGAGGTGTGTGCCAGAGATGAGGGAGAGTTCCGCTACAGTAACGATGGCTCGCCGCCCGTTCAG GTTTACTGGTACTCCCTGTCCAGGACGTACTGGGTCCACTGGCACATGGTGGAGATCCTGGGCAACGGCAGCGGCAGTCAGGCTGAGAAGGAGACGCAGGAGAAGGCCTCAAACCTGACGGAGACGCTCAAACTCTCTGCTG TGAGCCAGACGTTTTTCTCTAAGCCTCCAGGCGGGCTGTACTCACTGCCTTACCTGCCGGAGacccagcaggtggaggcatcGGCCCTCAGCCGAGCCGAGTGGTGGGAGGTCCTCTTCTTTGTAAAGAAGCTGGACCcgatgcagcagcaggaggtcaacagcatcctgctgcagagccTTGATGACCAG gaggcagagctggacgACTCGTCCCTGATTAGCCTGTCTATCCCTGGAGACGTGGCCAAAAAGCTGCTTCACTACCTGAAGCAGAAGCTGCCGTCATCATGCCTCGGCGACCTGCTGTGCTCGCATGCCTTCTCCAAGCACTacctgaggagaggaggaggaagcctgGAGGACGAAGAGCTGCTGG CTGAACCCAATCTGGGAGGAGGAGCACAGACCTTCTCTTCTTCGTCAGCCttggcctcctcctcttcctcagcaatGGGCTCTGTCTCCAAAAAGGCTAAGAAGGAGGTCCCAGTTGATCCAGGCAGCGGCAGCTCGGAGACAGAGAGCGAGCTGCCCACAGAGGACGACAGCTGGTACCCTGATGACCTAGAGGACAAGATGAAAG TGTTTAACAATCCCCGGGTCCAGGGCAAGAAGACGGTTCTGGAAAAGCTCGGGGAGGTGGTGGACATCCTGAAGAAGGGGGGGTCTGGTTCTGACCAGGCTCAGCAGCTGGCCGCCGTCCTCTTCATCACTcggctgctggaggagaagggGACGCAGGAGAAGAACTCCATGAGGAGTGACTCGGCCCAGACGATTCG ggACAAAgtgctgaagctgctggtggagctgctCAGCTCGTCCTCTAAAGACGTGGTCATCAGCACGCTCAGACTGGCTCACCTCCTCATGCTGAAGTACGAGTGGAGGGTTTCATTCGCCACTGAGGGCGGAGTCAAAGCAGTGCTGTCCTGCATGCAGGAGTACGCCGCCGTCACACACGTCCAGCAGCTCGCCCTCGCA ACTCTGAAGGTCATCACCGGTGCCAGTAAACACGACCTCCGCAGCGTCGGCAGCAGCCTCCCGCTCTCCGAGTCTGGCACTCAGATGATGCTCGAGATCTTCGCCAGCATCGGCTCGGCCACGCCCGAAGGATCCAGAGGCCTGCTGGGCGCCATCCCTGCTGCCATCGACCTCATGCTGAAGACCAAAGG CTGCATGCTGTCGGTGCGGAACGGGCTCCTCGTCATCATCATGCTTATCTCCAATCACAAGAGCCTGGCAGAGCAGCTGGTTGCATGTGATGTCACCACTGTGCTCAGGAAGTGTCTGAGTCTGTCCAGAGCAGAGACCATGCTCGCCATCATCGCCCTCAACCACATCTCTATGGTTCACAGGCTGGACAGCAAAG ACTGTCGGGAGCAGCTGGACTTCAAGGACAAGGAGCTGCAGATGTTGGTGGTGAGTCTGAAGGAAATGACGGCCACCAAAGAGGTGATCCAGACCCtggaacagctgctgtgtgatgatgcctcacagctggaggaggagcgcAACcag GTAACTCACAGTCGTGACACCTACCAGGACCTGGTCCGTCTGACGGAGCAGCACCGAGCCGATCGGGCCGTTCAGCTCTCCATCCTCAG GATCCTCAACAAGTTCCTAGACAACTACCAGGAGGATGTGTTGCCATGGCACGAGAGCATCGAGCCGTGCCTGTCTTCCATGACGGCCTTTATCAACGAGCGAGAG GTGGTGCAGCAATTTATCCGCTTTCTGTACCGGCTGGCGTCTCTAAACAAAGACTATGCTGTGGTGATGTGCCGTCTGGGCACCAAAGAGGCCCTGGTGAAGGCCCTGGATAAACACAGCACCAACCTGCTGCTGGTCACTGAGCTGAGGGACCTCATCACCGACTGCGAGAAGTACGCCAGCCTCTACAAGAAGATGACCACCAGCGTTCTCGCAGGATGCATTCAG ATGGTGCTGGGTCAGATCGAGGAACACCGCCGCAGCCATCAGCCAATCAACATCCCCTTCTTTGACGTGTTCCTCAGGAATCTGTGCCAAG GTTCCAGTGTGGAGCTAAAGGAGGACAAATGCTGGGAGAAGGTGGAAGTTTCGTCCAATCACCATCGAGCTAATAAACTGACCGACAAGAACCCCAAAACCTACTGGGAGTCCAACGGCTGCACGGGCTCACACTTCATCAACATCTACATGCACAAAGGAGTCGTCGTCAG GGAACTGGCCATCCAGGTGGCTAGCGAGGACTCAAGCTACATGCCAGCCCGAGTCCTGGTGCTGGGAGGAGACGACCCGaccaacatcaacacagagcTCAACACA gtaAATGTGGCTCCATCAGCCGGTCGTGTGATTCTGCTGGAGAACATGACCCGGTTCTGGTCCATCATCCAGATCAGGATTAAGAGATGTCAGCAG GGAGGCATTGACACGCGGGTCCACGGGTTCGAGGTTCTGGGTCCAAAGCCGACGTTCTGGCCAGTATTTAAAGAGCAGCTGTGCTGTCGGACCTACCTGTTCTACAGCACCAAGGCCCACACCTGGTGtcaggaggtgatggaggacaaaacacagctgctgcagctcttcaaCAA actgaacAGCGCTCTGAGGCATGAGCAGATGTTTGCAGACCGCTTCCTGCCTGACGCCGAGGCGGCTGAAGCTCTGGGTCGGACCTGTTGGGAGGCTCTGATCACCCCAATCGTCCACAGCATCACCCTGTCAG AATCCTCGGCACACAGCCCTCTGTCATGGCTGCTCAGTGAGTATCTGGACAACGCAGAGTCAGCCCGCCGCTGTAAGAGCCGCGCAGCCATCTTTAACTCCAGAGTGCGACGCCTCACACACCTGCTGGTCCACGTGGACACCAGTCAGCTGGATGGCGAGGAGCTCAAGCCGCCTGTTAAATCAA AAGGCCTCAACAGAAGCAAAGAGCTGAAGA ACGGTAAGGAGGGCAAAAACAAAGAGGCCGCtgccacctcttcctcctcgtcttcttcaGCCAAACCTAAggtgaagagcagcagcagcattgcaGGCATCGCCCTCTGTTGGCAGGGAGTGGTACAGCGCCAG GTGAAGAAgttcctggagtccagctgcagTCTGCCTGACTTTGTGGAGCGGTACCGAGCTTTGTACCTGCGGCTGAAGAACGCCATGGAGGAGCTGTTCGGGCAGCAGACCGCCTTTGTCCTCGCCCTCCGACATGGCttctctgctgcactgctgcagctgtccatCCTCAGAGCCATGCAT GTGAGCGAGCGTTTTGCTCAATACATCGATCAGATGATCCAGGCCAGCAGAGGGGGCTCTGGCAGTGTGGAGACTCTGGAGCGGCTGCAGCAGTTTCTGGAGCCGATGCTCTTCCTGTCTGGCCTGGAACTCGCCAACACCTTTGAACACTTCTACAG GTACTACCTGGGCGACCGACTGCTGGCTCAGGGGAACGTGTGGTTGGAGAGTGCCGTCATCGATCAGATCGGCAGTTGCTTCCCGAGCCGCTTCCCTCAGCAGATGTTGAAGAACCTGAGCGAGTCGGCAGAGCTCCAGCAGGAGTTCCACCTgtaccagctgcagcagctggaccgGCGCCTGCAGGAGCACAACCAG atgatggaggaggagtgggcggagtcagaggaggaggcagaggtcCAGGTTCTGGTTCTGTCTCCACGATGCTGGGCAGTTTCCTCCCTCTGCTACCTGGATGAACCCGCCAAACATTTTCCAGCAGAACTCTGCTCCTACCTCAACCAGTTCACCCAGTTCTACAGCCACA GTCAGTCCATGTACGGTCTGAGCCACTCGAAGCCGCGCCGGCTGCAGTGGACGTGGCTTGGTCACGCCGAGCTGCGGTTTGGCTGTGCGACGCTTCACGTGTCCACGCTGCAGATGTTCATCCTGCTGCAGTTCAACAGCCAGCAG GAGGTGGAAGTCGGAGCTCTGCTACAGACAACCGGCGTGTCAGCGCCCGTCCTGCTGCACGCTCTGCTGCCCCTTATCAGTGAGGGGGGACCGCTGACCTGCAGCCAACCAGATGAGCCGCTCAGCG GTGTGCTGCGCTTAAACCAGCAGGTGGTGTCTCACAGTCAGGGCGGTGTGCCCACGTCCATCCAGCTGCTACCTAGACAGACGTACCTGAATGTGGACGAGGATGCGGCTGGAAccctggagaggaagaggaactaCATCTACTGCCTGATCGTCCACATCAtgaagcaggagaaggagatgcACATCGACAACCTTGTGTTCAAG GTTCTGGATTCATGTCAGAAGAAGGAAGCGTCGCGCTCCCCGGGCACCGggcgcttcagctgcagcaccggCGACGTGCTGTCCTGCATCATGCACGTCATCAGCCGAGGCTGCATCCGCCGCAACGAGGACAACCCGCACATTGTGGAGTTCCTCCCCGAGGACCCGACTACGCCACAAAAAGGCCACGCCCAGTTCTCCTTTAGCCGGGCAGACGTCAGGAAGGACTCCGCCGACAGCCGGGCCGACATCAG CCTGATGGCAGCACCGCAGCAGTTTGACGACGGTGTTCTGGATGCGGTTCTGTTCTCAATGGGTCGGACGATGACACAGGAGGAAGTCCGTCAGCTGATGCAAAGAACGGTCCAGCAG GTTTCGGGGACTCTGAGTCTGGACCTGGACCGGGCCGAACACCTGCTGGTTCACTGTAAGTGGAACGTGGACCTGCTGGTGCAGCGGTACACCGATGACGCTGAGACCCTCATCATGGCCGCCGGGCTGAAGAGCCGAAACCCTCAGCCACCGCCGagcccctcctccacctgccctGTGTGCCTGAGCCCTAGAACCAGCACCATGGAGGCGGCACCATCACTGAGCTGCCTGCACTACTGCTGCCAG TCATGCTGGCAGGAGTACCTGACGGCACGGATCGAGCAGAACCTGGTCATGAACTGTAACTGTCCAATCACAGACTGCCAGGCTCAGCCCACTTCACAGTTCTTCCTCACCATCCTCACCGACAAGGACACCATCGCCAAG TATGAGAATGCCTTGCTCAGAGGGTACGTGGAGTGCTGCTCCAACCTGACGTGGTGCACCAACCCTCAGGGCTGTGATCAGATCCTCTGTAAGGAGAACATGGGGAGCATGGGGACCTGCTCCAAGTGCTGCTGGTCCtcctgcttcagctgcaacTTCCCTGAG GCTCACTACCCGGCGAGCTGCAGTCACATGTCTCAGTGGATGGACGACGGCGGGTATTATGAAGGGATGAGTATGGAGGCTCAGAGTAAACACCTCGCCAAGCTGATCTCCAAACGCTGCCCGAGCTGCCAGGCCCAGATCGAGAAGAACGAAGGCTGCTTGCA CATGACCTGCGCCAAGTGTAACCACGGTTTCTGCTGGCGCTGTCTGAAACCATGGAAACCAACGCACAAAGATTACTACAACTGCTCTGCCATG GTGAGTAAAGCAGCACGGCAAGAGAAGAAGTTCCAGGACTACAATGAAAGGTGCACCTTCCACCATCAGGCCAAG GATTTCGCCATCAACCTGGAGAACAAAGTGTCGTCCATTAACGAAGCTCTGCAGATGAAGTCGCTGACCTTCGTCATCGACGCCTGTAAAGTCCTTGCGCAGGCTCGAAAG gtgctGGCCTACTCCTGTGTCTACAGCTACTACAACCAGGAGACGGAGAAGATGGATGTGATGGAGCAGCAGACGGAGGCCCTGGACCTGCATACCAACGCTCTGCAGATCCTGCTGG AGGAGACCCTGCTGCAGTGCACCGACCTGGCCTCATGTGTCCGCCTGTTAAAACCAGAGCACCTGAACACTGGACTGGAACTAATCCGACGCATCCGGGAGCGCCTGCTGGCCATCCTGCAGCACTCCACCCAA GACTTCAGGGTGGGGTATCAGTCCAAGAACAGTCAGGAACCAGAATGTACTCAGGCCTCCAACCTATCCAACCACACCGACGCCAACAAAGT GTCCAAGCTGGGCCGCACCTTGGACTCTGGAGactctgacaacaacaactacaCAGGCGAGGATGGTggtgaggaggcagaggacGATGATGACGACGAGTACGATGAAGAGTATGTCCCCGAGTGGCACGAGGACTACGATGAGGATGACATTGACGAAGACGACTTCTTCTCTGACGACGATGAGTCTGAGAACCTGGAGAGGGACTTTAGCCCCTTCGACTAA